In one Shewanella loihica PV-4 genomic region, the following are encoded:
- the acpS gene encoding holo-ACP synthase — protein MIVGLGTDIVEIARIADKVPAAGDEAALAKCPLAKRVLTQAEMAIFVASSQPGRYLAKRFAAKEAAAKALGTGIGRGVSFQHIEISNDANGAPLIAFQGGAAERLSLLGGSRAHLSIADEKHYATATVILESN, from the coding sequence ATGATTGTTGGTTTAGGGACAGATATCGTCGAGATCGCGCGTATCGCCGACAAGGTGCCCGCGGCGGGAGACGAGGCGGCGCTGGCCAAGTGTCCGCTCGCCAAGCGTGTGTTGACCCAGGCCGAGATGGCAATATTTGTCGCTTCCTCCCAACCCGGTCGCTATTTGGCGAAGCGTTTTGCCGCCAAAGAGGCGGCCGCCAAGGCACTGGGCACCGGCATTGGACGCGGTGTCTCCTTCCAGCATATCGAGATCAGTAACGATGCTAACGGTGCGCCGCTCATCGCCTTTCAAGGTGGTGCGGCCGAGCGGCTGAGTCTGTTGGGCGGCAGCCGTGCCCATCTCTCCATCGCCGATGAGAAACACTATGCCACGGCGACCGTGATCCTCGAGTCAAACTAG
- the rplS gene encoding 50S ribosomal protein L19 codes for MNNIIKMLNDEQMKQDVPEFGAGDTVVVKVRVVEGGKERLQAFEGVVIAKRNRGLHSAFTVRKISNGEGVERAFQTHSPLISSIEVKRRGRVRRAKLYYLRERSGKSARIREKLAK; via the coding sequence ATGAATAACATCATTAAAATGCTCAACGATGAGCAAATGAAGCAAGACGTACCAGAATTTGGTGCAGGTGACACAGTAGTTGTAAAAGTACGTGTTGTTGAAGGCGGTAAAGAGCGTCTACAGGCGTTCGAAGGCGTTGTTATCGCTAAGCGTAACCGTGGTCTGCACTCTGCATTCACTGTACGTAAGATCTCTAATGGCGAAGGTGTTGAGCGTGCGTTCCAAACTCACAGCCCGCTCATCTCTAGCATCGAAGTTAAGCGTCGCGGCCGTGTTCGTCGTGCTAAGCTTTACTACCTACGTGAGCGTTCAGGTAAGTCTGCACGTATCCGCGAGAAGCTTGCTAAGTAA
- the tyrA gene encoding bifunctional chorismate mutase/prephenate dehydrogenase: protein MSEKTTNELEKLREHIDSVDQQLLHLLRKRLDLVAQVGGVKHAAGVPIYAPQREASMLAKRREEAAKMNVSPQLIEDILRRLMRESYLNEKDVGFKQVKTDLGHVVIVGGQGKLGGLFAQMLSLSGYQVKSLDKDDWQQADAIFDGAGMVIVTVPISITCELIRDKLTSLPSSCILADLTSIKEKPLEAMLASHQGPVVGLHPMFGPDVGSLAKQVVVVCHGRGREQYEWLLEQIGIWGARLVEADAQQHDKAMQLVQAMRHFSSFVYGLNLYREAADIDNLLQFSSPIYRLELAMVGRLFAQSPELYADIIFAQQESLTAIGDYLDNYAQALELLKRGDRQGFIREFEEVAAWFGDFAPQFQRESRAMLQSVNDMKTG, encoded by the coding sequence ATGAGTGAGAAAACCACTAACGAACTGGAAAAACTGAGAGAGCATATCGACAGCGTCGATCAACAGCTGCTACATCTGCTGCGTAAACGCCTGGATCTCGTGGCCCAGGTGGGCGGCGTCAAGCATGCGGCCGGCGTGCCCATCTACGCGCCTCAACGTGAGGCCTCCATGCTGGCCAAGCGCCGGGAAGAGGCGGCAAAGATGAATGTCTCGCCCCAGCTGATCGAAGATATTCTGCGCCGCCTGATGCGCGAGTCCTATCTCAACGAGAAGGACGTCGGTTTCAAGCAGGTAAAGACGGATCTGGGCCATGTGGTGATCGTCGGTGGTCAGGGCAAGCTAGGCGGCCTGTTTGCGCAGATGCTGAGCCTGTCCGGCTATCAGGTGAAATCTCTTGATAAAGACGACTGGCAGCAGGCCGACGCGATTTTCGATGGGGCTGGGATGGTGATAGTCACTGTACCCATTAGCATCACCTGTGAGCTTATTCGCGACAAGCTTACCAGCCTGCCAAGCAGCTGTATCCTGGCCGATCTGACGTCGATCAAGGAGAAGCCGCTTGAAGCGATGCTAGCCAGCCATCAAGGCCCGGTAGTAGGTCTGCATCCCATGTTCGGTCCAGATGTGGGCAGCCTGGCCAAACAGGTGGTGGTGGTGTGTCATGGCCGCGGCCGCGAGCAGTACGAATGGCTGCTGGAACAGATAGGGATCTGGGGCGCTCGCCTAGTCGAGGCCGATGCTCAGCAGCACGATAAGGCGATGCAGCTGGTGCAGGCGATGCGTCACTTCTCCTCCTTCGTCTATGGCCTGAATCTCTATCGTGAGGCGGCGGATATCGACAACCTGTTGCAGTTCAGCTCGCCTATCTACCGACTGGAGCTGGCGATGGTCGGGCGCCTGTTTGCCCAGAGTCCCGAACTCTATGCCGATATCATCTTCGCCCAGCAGGAGAGCCTGACCGCAATAGGGGATTACCTGGATAACTATGCCCAGGCGCTCGAACTCCTGAAGCGCGGCGACAGGCAAGGTTTCATTCGCGAATTCGAGGAAGTGGCGGCCTGGTTTGGGGATTTTGCGCCTCAGTTCCAACGCGAGAGCCGGGCGATGTTGCAGTCGGTTAATGATATGAAGACAGGCTAA
- the rimM gene encoding ribosome maturation factor RimM (Essential for efficient processing of 16S rRNA), with amino-acid sequence MSSHQEPVVLGKLGASHGIKGWLKITSYTDSVEDIFDYSPWLIKEQGEWREVKVAQWRYQGKAIIAALEGVTTRDQAQMLTNCEIAIPAEAMKALPEDEFYWRDLIGCEVVNTKGYKMGKVDQIVETGSNDVLLVKANAKDGFGKTERMIPFVTEQFILEVNLAEKQILVDWDPDF; translated from the coding sequence ATGAGTAGTCACCAAGAACCTGTCGTACTAGGCAAATTAGGCGCTAGTCACGGCATTAAAGGTTGGTTGAAGATCACTAGCTATACCGATTCTGTCGAAGATATTTTTGACTATTCACCTTGGTTGATTAAAGAGCAAGGCGAATGGCGCGAAGTCAAGGTTGCACAGTGGCGCTATCAAGGTAAGGCGATTATCGCCGCCCTGGAAGGCGTAACCACTCGAGACCAAGCGCAAATGCTCACTAACTGTGAGATTGCCATTCCCGCCGAGGCGATGAAGGCACTGCCGGAAGATGAATTCTACTGGCGTGATCTTATCGGCTGTGAGGTGGTGAATACTAAAGGCTACAAGATGGGCAAGGTCGACCAGATCGTGGAAACAGGATCGAACGACGTGCTGCTTGTGAAGGCCAACGCGAAAGATGGCTTTGGCAAAACGGAACGTATGATTCCTTTTGTTACCGAGCAGTTCATCCTTGAGGTGAATCTGGCGGAAAAACAAATTTTAGTGGATTGGGATCCGGACTTCTAA
- the recO gene encoding DNA repair protein RecO produces the protein MHRGYVLHTRPYRESSVLVNLLVDGLGRVDAVARLGSGKTSIKSILQPFQPLLFQLSGRSSLKSLYQVEAASPAVPLSGNDSFAGFYLNELLVRCLSVEHGAEQFFFTYHKTLMAMAAAFSEAQLRQFELSLLKELGVMPSLNLDIEGSPIETDFYYRLLSEEGFSTALGPKPNHFSGEMLRALEEDRLTEADFKQAKLLMRQLLSPLLGDKPLKSRALFLKGNRPSSYSK, from the coding sequence ATGCACAGGGGATATGTACTGCACACCCGTCCCTATCGGGAGTCGAGCGTGCTGGTTAATCTGTTGGTCGACGGCCTAGGCAGGGTCGATGCCGTCGCGCGCCTGGGCAGTGGCAAGACCTCGATAAAGAGCATACTGCAACCCTTTCAGCCCTTGCTGTTTCAGCTGTCGGGACGAAGCAGTCTCAAGAGCCTGTATCAGGTAGAGGCCGCCAGCCCGGCTGTGCCCCTGAGCGGCAATGACAGTTTCGCCGGCTTCTATCTCAACGAGTTGTTGGTGCGCTGCTTGTCGGTAGAGCATGGCGCCGAGCAGTTCTTCTTTACCTATCATAAGACACTGATGGCCATGGCCGCCGCCTTTAGCGAGGCGCAGCTCAGACAGTTTGAGCTTTCGCTGCTCAAGGAGCTTGGGGTGATGCCCTCGCTCAATCTGGATATCGAAGGCAGCCCTATCGAGACCGACTTCTACTACCGCCTGTTATCTGAAGAGGGCTTTAGCACTGCTCTCGGCCCCAAGCCCAACCATTTTAGTGGCGAGATGCTGCGCGCCCTGGAGGAAGACAGGCTGACAGAGGCCGATTTTAAACAGGCAAAACTGCTGATGAGGCAGTTACTGTCGCCGCTGCTGGGCGACAAGCCGCTTAAGTCGCGGGCGCTGTTTTTAAAGGGCAACAGGCCATCGAGTTACAGCAAGTAG
- a CDS encoding cytochrome C assembly family protein, producing the protein MVIFSASAIFFYSIALVLVVSRLFHADGPNRKAVAAFAAVAVVLHAAALSQAIFTGDGQNFSLTNVISMVNWIIAFTFTILMFRLKVIVVVPVVYACSVISVALLWLLPPKYITHFELYPEVLAHVVLSLMAYSALMIAALYAIQLAMIQNKLKKKQLMLSPAIPPLMTVEKQLYHLVIIGVVLLSLSLATGFIFLDDMFADGQGHKAILSIIAWFTYIAMLAQQYWVGCKIRTAVAYTLTGATLLSLAYFGARIVKELILQ; encoded by the coding sequence ATGGTGATTTTTTCGGCTTCAGCCATTTTCTTCTACAGTATCGCACTCGTCTTGGTCGTCAGCCGACTGTTTCATGCCGATGGCCCTAACCGTAAAGCCGTAGCCGCCTTCGCCGCCGTGGCCGTGGTGCTTCATGCCGCCGCCCTGTCTCAGGCCATCTTCACCGGTGACGGTCAAAACTTCAGTCTGACCAATGTGATCTCCATGGTGAACTGGATCATCGCCTTCACCTTCACCATCTTGATGTTCCGCCTCAAGGTAATCGTCGTCGTGCCCGTGGTCTATGCGTGCTCTGTCATCTCGGTGGCGCTGCTGTGGCTATTACCGCCTAAATATATCACCCACTTCGAGCTTTACCCCGAGGTGTTGGCCCACGTGGTGCTGTCGCTGATGGCCTATAGTGCCCTAATGATCGCCGCGCTTTATGCCATCCAACTGGCGATGATTCAAAACAAGCTGAAGAAGAAGCAGCTGATGCTGAGCCCGGCGATTCCACCGCTGATGACGGTAGAGAAGCAACTTTATCACCTGGTGATCATCGGCGTGGTGCTGCTGAGTCTGTCGCTGGCGACTGGCTTTATCTTCCTCGATGATATGTTTGCCGACGGCCAGGGCCATAAGGCGATCCTCTCTATCATTGCCTGGTTTACCTATATCGCCATGCTGGCGCAGCAGTACTGGGTAGGTTGTAAGATCCGCACCGCCGTGGCCTATACTCTGACTGGCGCAACCCTGCTGTCACTGGCCTACTTCGGCGCCCGCATCGTCAAAGAACTGATCCTGCAATAG
- a CDS encoding HlyC/CorC family transporter, giving the protein MEAISTSVLVIILFVLIIISAYFSGSETAMMSLNRYRLRHLANNGHKGAKRAIRLLERPDRLIGLILIGNNLVNILASAIATILGIRLFGDVGVAIATGVLTLVVLVFAEVTPKTVAALHPERIAFPSSVLLKALLVLLSPLVKIVNFITSTFLRLLGIRSVKADDALSQEELRTVVHEAGALIPQRHQEMLLSIMDLEKVTVEDIMIPRSDLYAINVNDDFSRINKQVIQSPHTRVLLYRDNIDDAVGFVHLRDALRLQSKQQFSKSSLLRAVKEIYFIPEGTPLNVQLANFQQNKERIGLVVDEYGDIQGLVTLEDILEEIVGDFTTSMITTPSEDINQQQDGSFLIDATINIRDLNKEMDWHFPIDGPKTLNGLILEYLEEIPEPNTSMRLSGYPLEVVEVADNMVKTVRVMPQHYKAPKGSRN; this is encoded by the coding sequence TTGGAAGCTATATCCACCAGCGTACTTGTCATCATCCTGTTCGTACTCATCATCATCTCCGCCTATTTCTCCGGCTCCGAAACCGCCATGATGTCGCTCAATCGCTATCGCCTGCGTCATCTGGCCAACAATGGTCATAAGGGCGCGAAACGCGCCATCAGATTGCTAGAGCGCCCAGACAGACTGATCGGCTTGATTCTGATCGGCAACAACCTGGTGAACATCCTCGCCTCGGCTATCGCCACCATATTGGGGATTCGCTTGTTTGGTGATGTTGGGGTGGCCATCGCCACGGGTGTGCTCACTCTGGTGGTATTAGTCTTTGCCGAGGTGACGCCAAAAACTGTGGCCGCCCTGCACCCTGAGCGTATCGCCTTTCCATCGAGCGTACTGCTCAAAGCCCTGTTGGTGCTGCTCTCGCCCTTGGTGAAGATAGTTAACTTTATCACCTCTACCTTCCTGCGCCTGCTGGGCATCCGCTCGGTGAAGGCCGATGACGCCTTGAGTCAGGAGGAGCTGCGCACAGTTGTGCACGAGGCCGGCGCCCTGATCCCCCAGCGCCACCAGGAGATGCTGCTCTCTATCATGGATCTGGAAAAGGTCACGGTCGAGGACATCATGATCCCGCGCTCGGATCTCTACGCCATCAACGTTAACGACGACTTTAGCCGCATCAATAAGCAGGTGATTCAGAGTCCCCACACCCGGGTCCTGCTCTACCGCGATAACATAGACGATGCCGTCGGCTTCGTTCACCTAAGAGACGCCCTGCGCCTGCAATCTAAGCAGCAGTTTAGTAAGTCATCCCTGCTGCGGGCGGTAAAAGAGATCTACTTCATCCCCGAGGGGACTCCACTCAACGTGCAGCTGGCCAACTTCCAGCAGAACAAGGAACGTATCGGCTTAGTAGTAGACGAGTATGGGGATATTCAGGGGTTGGTAACGCTGGAAGATATTCTCGAGGAGATCGTCGGCGACTTTACCACCTCGATGATCACCACGCCTAGCGAAGATATCAACCAGCAGCAAGATGGCAGCTTCCTTATCGACGCCACCATCAACATCCGCGATCTCAACAAGGAGATGGACTGGCACTTCCCCATCGACGGGCCTAAGACGCTCAACGGCCTGATCCTTGAGTATCTCGAGGAGATCCCCGAGCCTAACACCTCGATGCGTCTCTCGGGCTACCCGCTTGAGGTGGTCGAGGTGGCCGACAACATGGTGAAGACGGTGCGGGTCATGCCCCAGCACTACAAGGCGCCTAAGGGCAGTCGCAACTAG
- a CDS encoding Mpo1 family 2-hydroxy fatty acid dioxygenase: MKSAIEQLSTYKSVHLNPTNIKTHFVGIPLIIWSAFVMLNTIPFSLYSFGSTGLELNVAVLFACAVLIYYFALHAKLALGLVLFILPVLYTSFLVSRMEQAWPIAIGVFVIGWIFQLIGHKYEKAKPAFIDDLNQLLIGPFFLMAELYFMLGLERDLDEAITPLARDKRRALTHASKHDN; encoded by the coding sequence ATGAAATCTGCGATCGAGCAGTTATCCACCTACAAGAGTGTTCACCTCAACCCCACTAACATCAAGACTCACTTTGTCGGCATCCCGCTGATCATCTGGTCGGCCTTCGTGATGTTAAACACCATCCCCTTTAGCCTGTATAGCTTCGGCTCCACAGGGCTGGAGCTCAATGTGGCCGTGCTGTTTGCCTGCGCTGTATTGATATATTACTTTGCGCTGCATGCCAAACTGGCGCTGGGGCTGGTGCTATTTATCCTGCCCGTGCTCTACACCTCCTTCTTGGTGTCAAGGATGGAACAGGCCTGGCCCATCGCCATCGGCGTATTCGTGATTGGCTGGATCTTTCAGCTCATCGGTCACAAGTATGAGAAGGCCAAGCCGGCCTTTATCGACGATCTTAACCAGCTGTTGATCGGCCCCTTCTTCCTGATGGCCGAGCTCTATTTTATGCTGGGGCTGGAGCGCGACTTAGACGAAGCGATAACCCCATTGGCGAGAGATAAGCGCCGGGCCTTAACCCATGCCAGTAAGCATGACAATTAG
- a CDS encoding 3-deoxy-7-phosphoheptulonate synthase: protein MQQDTINNVHISSEKVLVTPEELKQQLPLSTAAYHYVLNARRTVSDIVHKRDNRVLVVSGPCSIHDIASAKEYALRLKTLHDELKDEFYILMRVYFEKPRTTVGWKGMINDPDMDESFDVEKGLRQARELMIWLAELGLPVATEALDPISPQYISELVTWSAIGARTTESQTHREMASGLSMPVGFKNGTDGKLGVAINALQSAASSHRFMGINQAGQVALLQTAGNPDGHVILRGGKTPNYDASSVAECEQQLHAAKLNARLVVDCSHGNSSKDHTRQPSVCQDVFDQIANGNKSIIGVMLESHLNEGNQSSDKPMSELAYGVSVTDACIDWQTTEDLLRQGAAQLASVLPGRFAMLKAVNA from the coding sequence ATGCAGCAAGACACGATAAATAATGTTCACATCAGCTCGGAGAAAGTGCTGGTGACCCCGGAAGAGTTAAAACAACAACTGCCCCTGTCGACTGCCGCCTATCACTATGTGCTTAACGCGCGCCGCACTGTATCGGATATCGTCCATAAGCGTGATAACCGCGTGCTGGTGGTCAGCGGTCCCTGTTCTATCCACGACATCGCCTCGGCCAAAGAGTACGCGCTGCGCCTCAAGACGCTGCACGACGAGCTTAAAGATGAGTTCTACATCCTGATGCGGGTCTACTTCGAGAAGCCACGTACTACCGTGGGCTGGAAGGGGATGATCAACGATCCCGATATGGATGAGTCTTTCGATGTGGAGAAGGGGCTGCGTCAGGCGCGCGAGTTGATGATCTGGCTGGCGGAGCTGGGACTGCCGGTGGCGACCGAGGCGCTGGATCCTATCAGCCCGCAATACATCTCCGAGCTGGTCACCTGGTCGGCCATCGGTGCGCGCACCACAGAATCTCAGACCCACAGGGAGATGGCGTCCGGTCTCTCCATGCCTGTGGGCTTCAAGAATGGTACCGACGGCAAGCTGGGGGTGGCGATCAACGCGCTGCAATCGGCGGCCAGCAGCCACAGATTCATGGGGATCAACCAGGCGGGTCAGGTAGCGCTGCTACAGACCGCGGGTAACCCAGATGGCCACGTGATCCTGCGCGGCGGCAAGACTCCTAACTATGACGCTTCGAGCGTGGCCGAGTGTGAGCAGCAGCTGCATGCGGCCAAGCTTAACGCCCGCTTGGTGGTGGATTGCAGCCACGGCAACTCGAGTAAAGATCACACCCGCCAGCCGAGCGTCTGTCAGGATGTGTTCGATCAGATAGCCAATGGCAACAAGTCGATCATAGGCGTCATGCTGGAGAGTCATCTGAACGAAGGTAATCAGAGCAGCGACAAGCCGATGAGTGAGTTGGCCTACGGGGTGTCGGTAACCGATGCCTGCATCGACTGGCAGACCACGGAAGATCTTCTACGTCAGGGGGCGGCACAATTGGCATCGGTTTTACCAGGCAGATTTGCTATGCTCAAGGCGGTCAATGCCTGA
- the rpsP gene encoding 30S ribosomal protein S16 — translation MVTIRLARGGAKKRPFYNIVVADSRNARDGRFIERVGFFNPVARGQEEALRLDLDRVDHWVANGAATTDRVAKLIKDARKAAA, via the coding sequence ATGGTTACCATTCGTTTAGCTCGAGGCGGCGCAAAAAAGCGTCCATTCTATAACATCGTTGTTGCTGACAGCCGTAACGCTCGTGACGGTCGTTTCATCGAACGTGTTGGCTTCTTCAACCCTGTTGCTCGTGGTCAAGAAGAAGCTCTTCGCTTAGATCTTGATCGTGTAGATCACTGGGTTGCTAACGGTGCTGCTACTACTGATCGTGTAGCGAAACTGATCAAAGACGCTCGTAAAGCTGCTGCTTAA
- the ffh gene encoding signal recognition particle protein gives MFENLTDRLSRTLKNISGRGRLTEDNIKETLREVRMALLEADVALPVVRAFVNSVKDRAVGQEVTKSLSPGQAFIKIVQSELENAMGEANEALNLSAQPPAVIMMAGLQGAGKTTSVAKLSKFLRERQKKSVLVVSADVYRPAAIKQLETLANEVEVEFFPSDVSQKPIDIVDAAMAHAKLKFIDVVIVDTAGRLHVDESMMDEIKALHAAVKPVETLFVVDAMTGQDAANTAKAFNEALPLTGVVLTKVDGDARGGAALSIRHITGKPIKFLGVGEKTDALEPFHPDRVASRILGMGDVLSLIEEVERGVDKEKAMKLASKVKQGGSFDLEDFREQLQQMKNMGGMMSMLEKLPGVGQLPPEALAQVQDGKLTGQMEAIINSMTPGERKRPEIIKGSRKRRIAMGSGTQIQDVNRLLKQFTQMQKMMKKMSGKGGMKKMMRGMSGMLPPGMKMPGR, from the coding sequence ATGTTTGAGAACCTCACCGACAGATTATCACGCACCCTGAAAAATATTAGCGGTCGTGGTCGCCTTACAGAAGACAATATTAAAGAAACGTTACGCGAAGTGCGTATGGCGCTGCTGGAAGCCGACGTCGCCTTGCCCGTTGTTCGTGCCTTTGTTAACAGCGTTAAAGATCGCGCCGTAGGCCAAGAGGTCACCAAGAGCCTGAGCCCAGGCCAGGCCTTCATCAAGATCGTCCAGAGTGAGCTTGAAAATGCCATGGGCGAAGCCAACGAGGCGCTAAACCTCTCGGCGCAGCCGCCAGCGGTGATCATGATGGCCGGTCTGCAAGGTGCGGGTAAGACCACCAGTGTTGCCAAGCTGTCTAAGTTCCTGCGTGAAAGACAGAAGAAATCTGTATTGGTGGTCAGCGCCGACGTCTATCGTCCGGCGGCGATCAAGCAGCTGGAAACCTTGGCCAATGAGGTCGAGGTCGAGTTCTTCCCATCGGATGTATCGCAAAAGCCTATCGACATCGTCGATGCGGCCATGGCTCACGCCAAGCTTAAGTTTATCGACGTGGTGATCGTCGATACCGCGGGTCGCCTGCACGTCGACGAGAGCATGATGGACGAGATCAAGGCGCTGCACGCCGCGGTCAAACCGGTAGAAACCCTGTTTGTGGTCGATGCCATGACGGGTCAGGATGCGGCCAACACAGCCAAGGCCTTCAACGAAGCCCTGCCGCTGACCGGTGTGGTACTGACCAAGGTCGACGGTGATGCCCGTGGTGGTGCTGCGCTGTCGATTCGCCATATTACCGGTAAGCCGATCAAGTTCCTGGGTGTGGGCGAGAAGACAGATGCTCTCGAGCCTTTCCATCCGGACCGTGTTGCCTCGCGCATTCTGGGCATGGGCGATGTGCTTTCCCTGATCGAAGAGGTTGAGCGCGGCGTCGATAAAGAGAAGGCGATGAAGCTGGCCTCTAAGGTCAAGCAAGGCGGTAGCTTCGATTTAGAAGACTTCCGTGAGCAGCTACAACAGATGAAGAACATGGGCGGCATGATGAGCATGCTCGAGAAGCTGCCCGGTGTCGGTCAACTCCCCCCAGAAGCCCTGGCTCAGGTGCAAGACGGCAAGCTAACGGGACAAATGGAGGCTATTATTAACTCCATGACCCCAGGCGAGCGTAAGCGCCCAGAGATCATCAAGGGGTCTCGAAAGCGTCGTATCGCCATGGGTTCAGGTACCCAGATCCAGGACGTCAATCGTCTGCTCAAGCAGTTCACTCAGATGCAGAAGATGATGAAGAAGATGTCGGGTAAAGGCGGCATGAAGAAGATGATGCGCGGCATGAGTGGAATGCTGCCTCCCGGGATGAAGATGCCGGGACGTTAA
- the pdxJ gene encoding pyridoxine 5'-phosphate synthase, translating to MSRIHLGVNIDHIATLRQARGTSYPDPVHAAAVAEHAGAEGITVHLREDRRHICDRDIYLLAKTIKTRMNFEMAVTDEMLDIACEVKPAYVCLVPEKREELTTEGGLDVAGQQDKIRAAVERLTALGIKVSLFIDADPVQIDATVAVGAPVIELHTGCYADAETDAEQAKELARITEMATYAHGKGLVVNAGHGLHYHNVKSIAAIPELYELNIGHAIIARAAIDGLDKAVRDMKQLMVEGRSGQ from the coding sequence ATGAGCCGTATTCATCTAGGCGTTAATATCGATCACATTGCCACCTTACGTCAGGCCCGTGGGACCAGTTACCCGGATCCCGTCCATGCCGCAGCCGTTGCTGAGCATGCCGGCGCCGAAGGTATTACCGTGCATCTGCGTGAAGACAGACGCCATATCTGCGACAGAGACATCTATCTGCTGGCCAAGACCATCAAGACACGCATGAATTTCGAGATGGCGGTGACCGACGAGATGTTGGATATCGCCTGCGAGGTGAAGCCTGCCTATGTCTGTTTGGTACCTGAGAAGCGTGAAGAGCTGACCACAGAAGGCGGCCTGGATGTGGCGGGCCAGCAGGATAAGATCCGCGCCGCGGTCGAGCGTTTGACTGCCCTGGGCATCAAGGTGTCGCTGTTTATTGATGCCGACCCTGTGCAGATCGATGCCACTGTCGCCGTAGGTGCCCCGGTTATTGAGCTACACACAGGTTGCTATGCCGACGCCGAGACAGATGCCGAACAGGCCAAGGAGCTGGCACGCATTACCGAGATGGCAACCTACGCCCACGGTAAGGGGCTGGTGGTCAACGCGGGCCATGGTCTTCATTATCACAATGTGAAGTCTATCGCGGCCATTCCTGAGCTTTATGAGCTTAATATCGGTCATGCCATCATCGCCCGCGCAGCTATCGATGGCTTAGATAAGGCGGTACGTGACATGAAGCAGCTGATGGTCGAAGGTCGCAGCGGTCAGTAA
- the trmD gene encoding tRNA (guanosine(37)-N1)-methyltransferase TrmD, giving the protein MWLGVVTLFPEMFRAVTDFGVTGRAVSNGLLELQTWNPRDFTHDKHRTVDDRPYGGGPGMLMMVQPLRDAIHAAKVAAGDKAKVIYLSPQGRKLTQQGVEELAKSERLILVCGRYEGIDERIIQTEVDEEWSIGDYVLSGGELPAMTLIDSVSRLVPGVLGKQASAEQDSFSDGLLDCPHYTRPESLDGIDVPAVLLSGNHENIRRWRLQQSLGRTLLRRPELFENLALTDEQTKLLAEFVNTAQAGE; this is encoded by the coding sequence ATGTGGTTAGGGGTAGTAACCCTGTTTCCAGAGATGTTTCGTGCCGTAACAGACTTTGGTGTAACGGGTCGGGCCGTAAGTAACGGTTTGTTAGAGTTGCAAACGTGGAATCCCAGAGATTTCACCCATGATAAACATAGAACAGTGGACGACAGGCCTTACGGCGGCGGACCTGGCATGTTGATGATGGTGCAGCCTCTACGTGATGCCATCCATGCAGCGAAAGTCGCTGCGGGTGATAAGGCTAAGGTGATTTATCTTTCTCCTCAGGGACGCAAGCTGACACAGCAGGGCGTTGAAGAGTTAGCTAAATCGGAGCGTTTGATTTTAGTGTGTGGTCGCTACGAAGGTATCGATGAACGCATTATTCAAACGGAAGTGGATGAAGAGTGGTCGATTGGAGATTACGTGCTCTCGGGCGGTGAACTCCCAGCGATGACCCTGATCGATTCGGTTTCTCGTTTGGTGCCTGGCGTGCTAGGTAAACAAGCGTCGGCAGAGCAGGATTCCTTCTCTGACGGATTACTGGATTGTCCCCACTATACTCGCCCAGAAAGCCTAGATGGTATCGATGTACCGGCGGTATTGCTTAGCGGCAACCACGAAAATATTAGACGCTGGCGATTGCAGCAAAGTCTCGGAAGAACTTTACTGCGGCGACCAGAATTATTTGAAAATCTAGCTCTGACTGATGAACAAACCAAGCTATTAGCCGAGTTTGTTAATACCGCCCAAGCAGGCGAGTAA